One region of Marinitoga litoralis genomic DNA includes:
- a CDS encoding carbohydrate ABC transporter permease, with protein MSWKSKLTPYLLLIPTFIIIVIFIYWPAAYSFKLSFYQESFFGNRSVFVGFENFIDLFTDPDYYTVILTSFLYSFSSVFITIFIAFLISQLLVQNIPGTRLFRLFIFAPYAISPAIAGTLWSFLLTPTVGYLNYLFLELFGIDTDWLTTTPYAFIAVMLATIWKMLPFDLIFYIAGLQSIPDSLLESSMIDGANLWQRMWKIKFPLLSPITFYLFIMNFTTTMFASFGIIDIMTKGGPLGTTTTMIYKLYLDAFAFQNNGSAAAQSIVMFAIMGIITVIYFKGVEKSVHYQ; from the coding sequence ATGTCCTGGAAAAGTAAGTTGACACCATATTTATTACTTATTCCTACATTTATTATAATTGTCATTTTTATTTATTGGCCTGCTGCGTATTCATTCAAACTAAGTTTTTACCAAGAATCTTTCTTTGGTAATAGAAGTGTTTTTGTTGGATTTGAAAATTTTATTGATTTATTTACTGACCCTGATTATTATACTGTTATTTTAACTTCTTTTTTATACTCATTTTCATCAGTTTTTATTACTATTTTTATTGCTTTTTTAATTTCACAACTTTTAGTACAAAATATACCTGGAACAAGACTTTTTAGATTATTTATTTTCGCTCCATACGCTATATCACCTGCTATTGCTGGTACATTATGGTCATTTTTATTAACACCTACTGTGGGATATTTAAATTATCTTTTTTTAGAACTTTTTGGTATTGATACTGACTGGCTTACAACAACTCCTTATGCTTTTATAGCTGTTATGTTAGCTACAATTTGGAAAATGTTACCATTTGATTTGATTTTTTATATAGCTGGACTACAATCGATTCCTGATTCTTTGTTGGAATCTTCAATGATAGATGGTGCCAATTTATGGCAAAGAATGTGGAAAATTAAATTCCCATTATTATCTCCAATAACTTTTTATTTATTTATTATGAATTTTACTACTACCATGTTTGCATCTTTTGGTATTATAGATATAATGACAAAAGGTGGACCTCTCGGTACAACAACAACTATGATATATAAATTATATTTAGATGCCTTTGCATTCCAAAATAACGGTTCTGCAGCAGCACAATCAATTGTTATGTTTGCAATAATGGGTA